In one Zobellia galactanivorans genomic region, the following are encoded:
- a CDS encoding triple tyrosine motif-containing protein, whose product MHTLNAFHFLRFYKLAIVLFFGLQFLHAQETPPIVKFSASEYGAENQNWDVTQNLEGYIYVANNEGLLEYDGSRWVLYPSLNNAAIRSLSSYKDKVYSGSYMEFGYWTKNDKGAMDYHSISESIKEKLFEDEIIWNIEGLDKYVIFQSYDRLYFYDTDSKELNFSTDKENNYRLFKVDQKIYLQKYDGRIFNLENGTEKLIATIPKDLNIKFLLNIFSINDGLVVLTRTKGLYKIENRTLKKWHIPADTLLQHARVFRGIQLKDKSFMLGTISKGIVSMSIDGQITRVFNQKNGLSNNTVLNLFEDADANVWAALDNGLDCINRQSYIREYNDRDGTFGTTYTSITHDKKLYIGTNQGLFYKNLDSDENLKFIKGTEGQVWSLYAENDQLLCGHNNGVFSITGNTASLVAHIDGTWDFKPIPDQPNKLLVGHYSGLAILKNDAGLWKLDHKIKGFEISSRFFEILETREIWVNHETKGVYRLILNSDLLSFDSVTLIPDIEKSKGSGIVKMGKDLLYTNRNGIFKLEPSTRRFVKDSTLSPLIPEGEYLSGKLVFDQKERLWSFNQTHIGYTQKGPLNNMVDFNSIPIGNNWRKMTLSFENITQIDNNKYLIGKTNGYLLIDLEKIPNKPHQIVLDKVGVTKNEKDTKDVPILEEGQFSYKRSTLKFHYSVPQYDKYTNVNYQYQLEGLDDSWSEWGPAPSVTFEKLPFGDYVFRARSKIGKHISTNTIQYSFVIARPFYLSNIALLAYALLIFGVGFLVHKSYKTYYRRQNRKAMLESQREMQLKYIQSEQEMIRLTNEKLNQEIESKNRELAISTMSLIKRNELLRRVKKELKKSDDTFNKTHPVIKLIDKNLNSSKDRKIFMEAFNNTDREFLTRAKELHPNLSSNDLKFCAYLRLNLSSKEIAPLLNISVKSVEVRRSRLRKKLDLKRETKLTDYILSI is encoded by the coding sequence ATGCATACTTTAAATGCCTTTCATTTTTTGCGCTTCTATAAACTTGCGATTGTACTGTTTTTTGGACTACAGTTTTTGCACGCTCAAGAAACCCCACCCATCGTTAAGTTTTCCGCTTCGGAATACGGGGCGGAAAACCAGAATTGGGACGTAACCCAAAACCTCGAAGGCTATATTTACGTGGCCAACAACGAAGGACTACTTGAATATGACGGCTCTCGATGGGTCTTATATCCCTCACTTAACAATGCCGCAATTCGCTCATTATCTTCCTATAAGGACAAGGTTTATTCAGGTAGTTATATGGAGTTCGGTTATTGGACCAAAAACGACAAAGGGGCAATGGACTACCACTCTATCTCCGAATCCATAAAAGAAAAGCTCTTCGAAGATGAAATCATATGGAATATTGAAGGGCTCGATAAATATGTGATCTTTCAGTCATACGACCGCCTTTATTTTTACGATACCGATTCAAAGGAATTGAACTTTTCTACGGACAAAGAAAACAACTACAGGTTATTCAAGGTCGACCAAAAAATATACCTACAGAAATACGACGGAAGAATTTTCAATCTTGAAAACGGAACGGAAAAATTGATTGCGACCATACCTAAAGATCTCAACATAAAGTTCCTCCTTAACATCTTCTCAATAAATGACGGGCTGGTGGTATTGACACGGACCAAGGGACTGTACAAAATAGAAAACCGCACCCTTAAAAAATGGCATATTCCCGCCGACACCCTACTTCAACATGCACGGGTATTTAGAGGCATTCAGCTAAAGGACAAAAGCTTTATGCTGGGCACCATCTCAAAAGGCATCGTTTCAATGTCGATCGATGGACAAATTACCAGGGTATTCAACCAAAAAAATGGCTTAAGTAACAATACCGTACTCAATTTATTTGAAGATGCCGACGCCAATGTTTGGGCCGCCCTAGACAATGGCCTTGATTGTATCAACAGGCAATCGTATATAAGGGAGTACAATGACCGCGATGGTACGTTCGGAACCACCTACACCTCCATCACACACGACAAAAAGCTGTATATCGGCACCAATCAGGGACTATTCTATAAAAATCTAGATTCTGACGAAAACCTGAAATTTATAAAAGGTACGGAAGGCCAGGTTTGGTCTCTTTATGCCGAAAACGACCAACTGCTATGCGGACACAACAATGGTGTCTTTTCCATTACGGGCAATACGGCATCGTTAGTGGCCCATATTGATGGGACGTGGGACTTTAAGCCCATACCCGATCAGCCCAACAAACTTCTGGTCGGCCATTATTCTGGCTTGGCCATATTGAAAAACGATGCAGGCTTGTGGAAACTAGACCACAAAATCAAAGGGTTTGAAATTTCATCGCGTTTTTTTGAAATTCTAGAGACTCGTGAAATATGGGTCAACCACGAAACCAAAGGAGTCTACCGATTAATACTGAACAGCGATTTATTGTCTTTTGATTCCGTGACCCTGATTCCCGACATTGAAAAAAGCAAGGGCTCCGGAATAGTAAAGATGGGCAAAGATCTGCTCTATACAAATCGAAACGGGATTTTCAAGCTTGAGCCTAGCACAAGAAGATTTGTAAAGGACAGCACTCTGAGTCCGCTCATTCCGGAGGGCGAATATCTATCGGGCAAATTGGTATTTGATCAAAAGGAACGCCTATGGAGCTTTAACCAGACCCATATCGGCTATACCCAAAAAGGGCCCTTGAACAATATGGTAGACTTCAACTCCATTCCCATTGGAAACAATTGGAGAAAAATGACCCTCAGCTTTGAAAATATCACCCAAATAGATAACAACAAATACCTTATAGGCAAGACCAATGGATACTTGTTGATAGACCTTGAGAAAATTCCGAACAAGCCCCATCAAATCGTGTTGGACAAGGTCGGCGTTACAAAAAACGAAAAGGATACCAAGGATGTCCCCATACTTGAAGAAGGACAATTTTCCTATAAGCGATCAACACTAAAATTTCATTATAGTGTACCCCAATACGACAAGTATACCAACGTTAACTACCAATATCAATTGGAAGGGCTCGACGATTCGTGGAGCGAATGGGGTCCTGCCCCATCCGTAACCTTTGAAAAATTGCCTTTTGGAGATTACGTATTTAGGGCCCGATCAAAAATCGGGAAACATATTTCAACGAATACGATACAATACAGCTTTGTTATTGCCCGTCCGTTTTACCTCTCCAACATAGCGCTATTGGCATACGCCCTGCTCATCTTCGGTGTCGGATTTTTAGTGCACAAATCGTATAAGACCTACTATCGCCGTCAGAACAGAAAAGCCATGCTCGAAAGTCAACGCGAAATGCAGTTGAAGTATATTCAAAGTGAACAGGAAATGATACGGCTAACCAATGAAAAGCTCAACCAGGAAATTGAAAGCAAGAACCGGGAACTCGCCATTTCTACAATGAGTTTGATCAAGAGAAACGAATTGCTAAGAAGGGTCAAAAAAGAGCTCAAAAAGAGTGATGATACATTCAACAAGACCCATCCGGTAATAAAACTGATCGATAAAAACCTTAACAGTTCAAAAGACCGAAAAATTTTCATGGAGGCCTTTAACAATACGGATAGGGAATTTTTAACCAGGGCCAAGGAACTGCATCCTAATTTATCATCCAACGATTTAAAGTTCTGCGCCTATTTACGATTGAACCTATCATCTAAGGAAATAGCACCGCTACTTAACATTTCCGTCAAAAGTGTAGAAGTCAGGCGTTCAAGGCTACGAAAAAAGCTCGATTTAAAAAGGGAAACGAAACTTACGGACTACATTCTCTCGATTTAA
- a CDS encoding SusC/RagA family TonB-linked outer membrane protein, translating into MIIKLFNPRKKLLWLLLNIFSAVVVYSQDQQKITGSVLDQDGIPLAGASIVVKGTTQGTSTDFDGNFSLNAPQGATTLIASYIGYATTEVPISNGPITITLQEDSSQLEEVVVVGYGTQNKSDVVNAVAVTDVEKALLTPTSDVNEMLRGRIAGLQVDVGGGTLRPGGTSDIIFRGQGSIEGSVSAIYVVDGIIRDGGIEDIDSDDIESVEFLKDASAQAIYGSRGANGVVLITTKRGKSGKVSVNYHGFVSSKTMERNFDVYNGQEFAQLRREAARSNIADGSYPNEEDIFSELELASIANNEFIDWEDELVKNGYVNSHAVSVSGGSEFTKVFGSVNYFKEEGIIPTSSYTRKTLRLNVDQKISDKFSVNFDLNILNDDTERAANVNVITTSPLGRAYDEDGNLTQFPSGEELSAVNPIWNLREQDNDEKGNDYVINVTPIWQITKDLQYQLKTNLTRRTSERGQYQSSLSSAGDDVNGIARIDNRLTESYLIENILTYDKAFNEDNKLNLTLVQSSQENKYSRTFTEGQGFSNESLGYDGISNAVGNVTVERDKNQQRLASFMARARYNLNNKYLLTATARADGASVNSQDNKWSFNPAASAAWKLHNENFLRDVNAVQELKLRASYGSLVNDLGRAYTSLFTADGQNYTFDRESFSGYSPSVILPNTDLKFERITTLNLGLDFSLFNRALTGNVDYYDARTTDLLLRRGVPSITGYQYTFFNAGELQNTGVELNLTANLITTDNFKWSVSTNWSKNKNKLLELYNDGDGNPIIADDTYGYYVGQPVGVIYQYEFDGIWQEGEDFANAPQANPESALPQENLRPGDIKIKDTNGVDENGNETGIPDGKITPEDRVFKSPNPDWFGSLSTSVAYKGFDLFVDFYAVEGTTKVNPFLSDFNNGGTLSGKLNGVKVDYYTPENPSTSFPRPNYDTTPLYLNSLAVRDASYVRLRTVSLGYTLPDAITSDLSLEQIRFYITGTNLFTDTDYIGYSPEVNIRSTFSNADTGYPDARSFTFGVRVKF; encoded by the coding sequence ATGATTATCAAATTATTTAATCCAAGAAAAAAGCTACTGTGGCTTTTGCTCAATATTTTTTCTGCTGTAGTCGTCTATTCGCAAGACCAGCAAAAAATAACAGGATCAGTTCTTGACCAAGATGGAATTCCCCTAGCGGGAGCTTCGATAGTGGTCAAAGGAACCACCCAGGGTACATCTACCGATTTTGATGGTAATTTCTCTTTGAACGCGCCCCAAGGCGCCACTACCCTGATTGCTTCGTATATCGGTTACGCCACTACGGAAGTACCCATTTCAAACGGCCCTATCACCATTACATTACAGGAAGATTCCAGCCAACTGGAAGAGGTCGTTGTAGTTGGGTATGGTACCCAAAACAAAAGTGATGTGGTCAATGCGGTTGCCGTTACCGATGTTGAAAAGGCCCTATTGACCCCGACATCGGATGTCAACGAAATGCTAAGAGGTAGAATAGCCGGTCTACAGGTAGATGTAGGAGGCGGAACCCTAAGACCTGGGGGTACTTCCGACATCATCTTCAGGGGACAAGGTTCCATTGAAGGAAGCGTTAGCGCCATTTATGTTGTCGACGGTATTATTAGGGATGGCGGCATCGAAGATATCGACTCTGACGATATTGAGTCGGTTGAATTCTTAAAAGATGCGTCTGCACAGGCCATTTACGGATCAAGAGGGGCCAATGGTGTTGTTTTGATCACTACCAAGAGAGGTAAAAGCGGAAAAGTAAGCGTAAACTATCATGGCTTTGTAAGCTCAAAAACAATGGAGCGTAATTTCGATGTCTATAACGGACAGGAGTTCGCCCAATTAAGAAGGGAAGCTGCCCGATCCAACATTGCGGATGGCTCCTACCCAAATGAAGAGGATATTTTTTCAGAACTAGAATTGGCCTCCATAGCCAACAACGAATTCATCGATTGGGAGGATGAATTGGTAAAGAACGGTTATGTCAACAGTCATGCCGTGAGCGTTAGTGGCGGTTCGGAATTCACCAAGGTTTTCGGCAGTGTCAATTACTTTAAGGAAGAAGGTATTATTCCAACTTCTAGTTATACGAGAAAAACGTTACGCCTCAACGTCGATCAAAAAATCAGCGACAAGTTTTCAGTGAATTTTGACCTGAATATCTTGAACGATGATACCGAAAGGGCCGCCAACGTAAACGTAATAACCACCTCTCCTTTGGGCAGGGCCTATGACGAAGACGGCAACCTAACCCAGTTTCCAAGCGGCGAGGAACTGTCGGCCGTTAACCCCATTTGGAACCTACGGGAACAAGACAATGATGAAAAAGGAAACGATTACGTAATCAACGTTACCCCCATTTGGCAAATCACCAAAGACCTACAGTATCAATTAAAGACCAACCTTACCAGAAGAACATCGGAAAGAGGGCAATACCAATCTTCACTAAGTTCCGCTGGCGACGATGTCAATGGTATCGCCAGAATCGACAACCGTTTGACCGAGTCTTATTTGATAGAGAATATATTGACCTATGACAAGGCCTTTAACGAGGACAACAAGCTCAACCTAACCTTGGTTCAATCTTCCCAAGAAAACAAATACAGCAGAACCTTTACCGAGGGACAAGGTTTTTCAAATGAAAGTTTGGGCTATGACGGTATATCGAATGCCGTAGGGAACGTAACCGTAGAACGCGATAAAAATCAGCAACGACTGGCTTCCTTTATGGCCAGGGCCAGATATAACCTCAACAATAAATATTTGCTGACCGCAACCGCTAGGGCCGATGGGGCTTCGGTAAATTCACAAGACAACAAATGGAGCTTTAACCCGGCCGCTTCCGCTGCTTGGAAACTGCATAACGAAAACTTTTTAAGGGATGTCAATGCTGTTCAAGAGCTAAAACTCAGGGCGAGTTACGGTTCTTTGGTTAATGACCTTGGCCGTGCCTATACCTCTTTATTTACCGCAGATGGACAAAATTATACTTTCGACAGGGAATCCTTCTCAGGATACTCGCCATCGGTCATTCTCCCCAATACCGATTTAAAATTCGAAAGGATAACGACACTCAACTTAGGTCTTGATTTCTCCTTGTTCAATAGGGCTTTGACAGGTAATGTCGATTATTACGATGCGCGAACCACCGACCTGTTGCTTCGACGGGGGGTTCCTTCCATCACAGGTTACCAATACACCTTCTTTAATGCCGGGGAACTACAAAATACCGGTGTAGAGTTAAATCTAACGGCCAATCTTATCACTACCGATAATTTTAAATGGTCGGTTTCAACCAATTGGTCAAAGAACAAAAACAAATTATTGGAACTCTATAATGACGGCGACGGCAACCCCATCATTGCAGATGACACCTACGGATACTATGTAGGGCAACCCGTTGGCGTGATTTACCAGTACGAGTTTGACGGTATCTGGCAAGAAGGTGAAGATTTTGCCAATGCCCCGCAGGCCAACCCCGAATCGGCACTTCCACAGGAAAACCTAAGACCTGGAGACATCAAAATAAAAGATACCAACGGGGTAGATGAAAACGGCAACGAAACCGGAATACCGGACGGAAAAATAACTCCCGAAGACCGGGTCTTTAAGAGTCCTAACCCCGACTGGTTCGGTTCATTGTCCACTTCGGTAGCATACAAAGGCTTTGACCTGTTCGTAGACTTTTATGCGGTTGAAGGTACGACCAAAGTGAATCCTTTCTTGTCCGATTTCAATAACGGCGGAACGCTTTCCGGAAAGCTCAATGGTGTAAAGGTGGACTATTATACTCCCGAAAATCCTTCCACATCTTTCCCTAGACCTAATTACGACACTACCCCATTGTACTTAAATTCATTGGCGGTAAGGGATGCGTCATACGTAAGATTAAGAACCGTTAGTTTAGGCTACACATTGCCCGATGCCATAACCTCTGACCTAAGCCTTGAGCAAATTAGGTTTTATATTACCGGAACGAACCTATTTACGGATACCGACTATATCGGCTATAGTCCTGAAGTAAATATCAGGAGTACCTTTTCGAATGCCGACACCGGCTATCCAGATGCAAGAAGTTTCACTTTTGGTGTAAGGGTTAAATTTTAA
- a CDS encoding RagB/SusD family nutrient uptake outer membrane protein, producing MNTEKLYLKLMKGFALLSVVVIAISCEDYLEEQPSTLIDSDYIYTTEDGLKSGVVSLYKFNRDRYDNGTEDFMGGVLMSSRSDLAFSRTGYTGLMGRYERGVSPVDQGAKFVSSLFWKHFYNIANKATEIINAAEALEDIDEDIRNQVLAEAKFFRSNSYFYLYRMFNNIYVTTNTVTVDNAFDVINDKSSKEEIFALLNSDLDFAIEHLEWNDTFGRVTKGTAKHLKAKVAMWEGDWEEAKYQAVSLIEEGPHSLMPTTEEVFSGDKNHAEALFVIQSQDDLLGGGDNTMINANYVTQYFQISGIEANIAQGGRGFSRILPNKYLLDLLAEDPNDTRDDDTYFRLKYYYTSGDSINQEIKIYKPITDLNNPSDTYTSYYQRLHPSCIKFAEEDDNPNSYLQRSNIMVYRLAETYLIAAEAIMRSSGDPLPYINAVRTRAGAAPLATVDEQAILDERARELAFEGERWFTLKRMGQEVIDRQITNYAGDAEYYPANLGEKDPRTNWKPYYINFPIAQIDLDLLGPGYPQNDGYN from the coding sequence ATGAATACCGAAAAACTATACCTAAAATTAATGAAGGGATTTGCCCTACTAAGCGTAGTCGTTATAGCCATATCGTGTGAAGACTACCTAGAAGAGCAACCGAGTACCTTGATCGATTCCGACTATATATATACTACCGAAGATGGTTTAAAATCGGGCGTAGTAAGTTTATACAAGTTCAATAGGGATCGATATGACAACGGCACCGAAGATTTTATGGGCGGGGTGTTAATGTCTTCACGAAGCGACCTTGCCTTCAGTAGAACCGGCTATACCGGGTTAATGGGCAGGTATGAAAGAGGGGTATCTCCCGTAGATCAAGGCGCCAAATTTGTATCCTCGTTATTTTGGAAACATTTTTATAATATTGCCAACAAGGCAACCGAAATTATCAATGCTGCCGAAGCTCTGGAGGATATCGACGAAGATATAAGAAACCAAGTTTTGGCCGAAGCCAAGTTTTTTAGGTCGAACTCCTATTTCTACCTATACCGAATGTTCAACAACATCTATGTTACCACCAATACGGTTACGGTAGACAATGCCTTTGATGTCATCAACGACAAATCATCGAAGGAAGAGATTTTTGCACTGCTGAATAGCGATTTGGATTTCGCCATAGAGCATTTGGAATGGAACGATACCTTTGGTCGCGTAACAAAGGGGACGGCAAAACATCTAAAAGCCAAAGTGGCCATGTGGGAAGGCGATTGGGAGGAAGCCAAATACCAAGCCGTTTCCCTTATAGAGGAAGGACCCCATAGCCTGATGCCTACAACGGAGGAAGTCTTTTCCGGAGATAAAAACCATGCAGAAGCCCTGTTTGTAATACAGTCTCAAGACGACCTATTGGGCGGTGGCGACAACACCATGATCAACGCCAACTATGTTACCCAATACTTTCAGATTTCTGGGATAGAGGCCAATATTGCACAAGGTGGGCGAGGATTCTCAAGGATACTTCCCAACAAATATTTGCTCGACCTGCTTGCGGAAGACCCCAATGACACCCGTGATGACGACACTTATTTTAGGCTAAAATACTATTATACTTCCGGTGATAGTATAAATCAAGAAATCAAGATCTATAAGCCGATTACAGATTTGAACAACCCTAGTGACACCTATACTTCGTACTACCAAAGGCTTCACCCCTCTTGTATAAAGTTTGCCGAAGAAGACGACAACCCTAATTCCTATCTTCAAAGAAGCAATATAATGGTATATAGATTGGCCGAAACCTACTTGATAGCGGCAGAGGCCATAATGCGCTCAAGTGGAGACCCCCTTCCCTATATAAACGCGGTAAGAACAAGGGCGGGAGCCGCTCCCTTGGCCACAGTGGACGAACAGGCCATACTGGACGAACGGGCCCGTGAACTTGCCTTTGAAGGAGAACGATGGTTTACCTTAAAAAGAATGGGGCAAGAGGTCATCGATAGGCAAATCACGAACTACGCAGGTGATGCGGAATACTATCCGGCCAACTTGGGCGAAAAAGACCCACGTACCAATTGGAAGCCTTACTATATCAATTTCCCTATTGCACAGATCGATCTTGATTTACTAGGTCCTGGCTACCCGCAAAACGATGGTTATAATTAA
- a CDS encoding glycerophosphodiester phosphodiesterase: protein MRYIVLLMTMILVGSCSTTKKTVDFSQNKVVAHRGAWKAKNLPENSIASLKEAIRMRCAGSEFDVRMTANDSLIITHDPDYANLEIEESSYEELSKFPLKNGEVLPTLRQYILAGLENNTTTRLVCEIKPSKNKERGLLIAEKVYHLINELNAQHMVVYISFSYDILKRLEELNPEVHTQYLDGSKSPEVLKRDGIDGADYYLSVFKKHPEWITSAKKNRLALNAWTVNEEEDMEWFLKYDFDYITTNEPELLLKKTAQP, encoded by the coding sequence ATGAGATATATTGTTCTATTGATGACAATGATTCTGGTCGGTTCGTGTTCAACCACAAAAAAAACCGTCGATTTTTCACAAAACAAAGTGGTGGCCCACAGAGGGGCATGGAAGGCCAAAAATTTACCGGAGAACTCCATAGCTTCCCTTAAGGAAGCCATCCGAATGCGATGTGCAGGTAGCGAATTTGACGTACGTATGACCGCGAACGATTCTCTAATAATTACCCACGACCCAGATTACGCCAACCTGGAAATTGAAGAAAGCTCTTATGAAGAGCTAAGCAAATTTCCATTGAAGAACGGAGAGGTGTTGCCCACCCTAAGGCAGTATATTTTGGCCGGCCTTGAAAACAATACTACGACCCGCCTTGTGTGCGAGATCAAACCCTCTAAAAACAAGGAAAGGGGACTCTTGATCGCAGAGAAAGTCTATCATTTGATAAACGAGCTCAACGCACAACATATGGTGGTGTATATCAGCTTTAGCTATGATATTTTAAAGCGATTGGAAGAACTGAATCCTGAAGTACACACGCAGTATCTAGACGGCAGCAAATCTCCCGAAGTATTGAAACGTGATGGCATCGATGGTGCCGATTATTACTTATCCGTCTTTAAAAAACATCCGGAATGGATTACAAGTGCCAAAAAGAACAGACTAGCCCTAAATGCCTGGACCGTAAATGAAGAGGAAGACATGGAATGGTTCTTGAAATACGATTTCGATTATATCACCACCAACGAGCCCGAGCTTCTACTTAAGAAAACAGCACAACCCTAA
- a CDS encoding glycoside hydrolase family 16 protein, whose amino-acid sequence MQKSLFSKYLIPLIFIGLTLGSCDGNNKKTNDTEAEEESPAGYTLVWADEFDGKGEPNLDNWAYEIGFIRNNEAQYYTDNPKNIRVEDGFLIIESHKEKVENETFVSEEADNWTKNTEFGEYTSASITTKDLNEWKYGKVSVRAKLPKGTGTWPAIWMLGKNWKEVGWPKCGEIDIMEHVGYQSDSIFGTVHTEAFNHIKKTEVGKSVFIENPYDDFHEYSIEWTPEKIVFLLDGTAYHQFENQHKTNAEWPFDQPFHLKLNLAIGGSWGGLKGIDDSIFPQKMIIDYARVYQLQE is encoded by the coding sequence ATGCAAAAATCCCTTTTTTCAAAATACCTAATACCTCTTATTTTTATAGGCCTTACCCTTGGCAGCTGTGATGGCAACAACAAGAAAACCAACGATACCGAGGCGGAAGAAGAATCGCCAGCAGGCTATACATTGGTATGGGCCGATGAATTCGATGGTAAGGGCGAACCAAATCTTGACAATTGGGCCTATGAAATAGGTTTTATCAGAAACAACGAAGCACAGTACTATACCGATAACCCCAAAAACATTCGTGTTGAGGACGGCTTCCTTATTATAGAGTCCCATAAGGAAAAGGTGGAAAACGAGACATTCGTTTCCGAAGAGGCCGACAACTGGACAAAAAACACAGAGTTTGGGGAATATACCTCGGCCAGTATAACCACCAAAGACCTGAACGAGTGGAAATATGGCAAAGTCAGCGTTAGGGCCAAATTACCCAAGGGCACCGGAACGTGGCCGGCCATTTGGATGCTGGGCAAAAACTGGAAAGAAGTCGGTTGGCCCAAATGCGGGGAAATAGACATCATGGAGCACGTTGGCTATCAAAGCGATTCGATTTTCGGTACGGTGCACACCGAAGCTTTCAACCACATCAAAAAAACCGAAGTAGGCAAATCGGTTTTTATAGAAAACCCTTACGACGATTTCCACGAGTATTCCATTGAATGGACTCCCGAAAAAATTGTATTCCTGTTAGACGGCACTGCGTACCATCAGTTTGAAAACCAGCACAAAACCAATGCGGAATGGCCTTTTGACCAGCCTTTCCATTTAAAATTGAACCTGGCCATCGGGGGTAGTTGGGGAGGACTAAAAGGCATTGATGACAGTATCTTTCCTCAGAAAATGATAATCGACTACGCACGCGTTTACCAGCTACAGGAATAA